Proteins encoded in a region of the Planococcus citri chromosome 1, ihPlaCitr1.1, whole genome shotgun sequence genome:
- the LOC135835430 gene encoding juvenile hormone esterase-like, with translation MTEINPKYDNLKAVIVNIHPGGFFHGSPDPHYYGSPGYIINRNIVYVSVGYRLHLLGHLNLNLKNHCTGNQSLKDIILSLEWIRDNIRVFGGDPGNITLLGSSSGSAIVHCLLLSPLAKGLYHKAILMGMYIFNPTLITCNEHITLAYKIAREQGYEGKIEDRRKLLNFLKQFRLDLYLLSKLHQMRDYYTGLPVFPTSPFVPLGESSDNSPLPLSPDKLIASTNRVPIMVGFCEREGAMGVALLEKLKQSLSQLFHKCLSQNVWGWGANLNEDESKQIQQQVQNFYVDGKSLDEASQSTKCDVRFNFS, from the exons ATGACGGAG ATAAATCCGAAATATGATAATCTGAAAGCAGTAATAGTAAATATACATCCTGGAGGATTCTTTCACGGTTCACCTGATCCACATTACTACGGATCTCCCGGATACATCATCAATCGAAACATCGTTTATGTCAGTGTCGGATACAGATTACATTTGCTAG GACATTTgaatctgaatttaaaaaatcactgcaCTGGAAACCAGTCTCTGAAGGATATCATACTTAGTCTGGAATGGATAAGGGATAACATTCGCGTATTTGGAGGTGATCCTGGGAATATAACTTTACTGGGTAGCAGCAGTGGATCTGCAATAGTTCACTGCCTGTTACTGTCACCATTAGCAAAAg GTTTATACCACAAAGCAATACTAATGGGCATGTACATATTCAACCCAACTCTAATAACCTGCAATGAACATATTACTTTGGCTTACAAAATAGCACGTGAACAAGGTTACGAAGGAAAAATAGAAGATAGACGTAAATTATTGAACTTCTTAAAACAATTTCGACTGGATCTTTACTTGCtatcaaaattacatcaaatgcGAGATTATTAT aCAGGATTACCAGTTTTCCCAACCTCACCTTTCGTCCCACTAGGTGAATCAAGCGATAATTCCCCATTGCCGTTATCTCCAGACAAGCTCATTGCTTCAACCAACAGAGTACCAATCATGGTGGGATTTTGTGAACGAGAAGGTGCAATGGGAGTAGCTCTGCTTG aaaaactaaaacaatCTCTTTCTCAATTGTTCCACAAATGTCTCAGCCAAAATGTATGGGGATGGGGAGCTAATTTAAATGAAGATGAATCAAAACAAATACAACAACAAGTGCAGAATTTTTACGTGGATGGTAAATCATTAGACGAGGCGTCACAATCAACCAAATGTGATGTAAGATTTAATTTCAGCTGA
- the LOC135833072 gene encoding esterase E4-like — MSQKVTVTVKEGKIRGFKTKSVYSGVEYYSFFGVPYGQSTAGLARFKDPVKVKPWNTILDATSQKQGCLQFSLRKQNITGDENCLYNNIHTTEINPKYDNLKAVIVNIHPGGFFHGSPDPHYYGSPGYIINRNIVYVSVGFRLHLLGHLNLNLKNHCTGNQSLKDIILSLEWIRDNIRVFGGDPGNITLLGSSSGSAIVHFLLLSPLAKGLYHKAILMGMYVFNPTLITCNEHIALAYKMAREQGYEGKIEDKRKLLNFLKQFRVDLYLLSKLHQMRDYYTGLPVFPTSPFIPLGESSDRSPLPLSPEKLIGSTNRVPIMVGFCEREGAMGVALLAKLERSLSKLFHKCLCQNVWGWGANLNEDESKQIQQQVENFYVDGKSLDEASHSTKCDILTDVALSDVYDTLINVISSDASSPVYVYNFAYDGKLCVMKKKISPYMEKPLDGAFHAADYAYWCSDENRMGGSADQQHPKDRKMIDTLTNLFTTFAKNGNPNNVDMQVNWEPSKPESPCYLNINEELEMKHELLNGKRMEFWHTLKKQFGEHREK; from the exons atgtcacaaaaagtTACTGTAACTGTAAAAGAAGGTAAAATACGCGGTTTCAAAACAAAAAGTGTTTATTCTGGCGTGgagtattattcatttttcgggGTTCCTTATGGGCAATCGACGGCAGGTCTAGCGCGTTTCAAA GATCCTGTGAAGGTGAAACCCTGGAATACTATTCTCGACGCGACCTCTCAAAAGCAAGGCTGCCTACAATTTTCATTAAGAAAACAGAATATAACTGGAGATGAAAATTGTTTGTACAATAATATTCACACAACGGAG ATAAATCCGAAATATGATAATCTGAAAGCAGTAATAGTAAATATACATCCTGGAGGATTCTTTCACGGTTCACCTGATCCACATTACTACGGATCTCCCGGATACATCATCAATCGAAACATTGTTTATGTCAGTGTCGGATTCAGATTACATTTGCTAG GACATTTgaatctgaatttaaaaaatcactgcaCTGGAAACCAGTCTCTAAAGGATATTATACTTAGTCTGGAATGGATTAGGGATAATATCCGAGTATTTGGGGGTGATCCTGGAAATATAACTTTACTAGGTAGCAGTAGTGGATCTGCAATTGTTCATTTCCTGCTACTATCACCATTAgcaaaag GTTTATACCATAAAGCAATACTAATGGGCATGTACGTATTCAACCCAACTCTAATAACCTGCAATGAACATATTGCTTTGGCTTACAAAATGGCACGTGAACAAGGTTACGAAGGAAAAATAGAAGATAAACGtaaattattgaactttttaaaacaatttcgaGTGGATCTTTACCTGCTATCGAAATTACATCAAATGCGAGATTATTAT ACAGGATTACCAGTTTTCCCAACCTCACCTTTCATACCGTTAGGCGAATCGAGCGATAGGTCTCCACTGCCTTTATCACCAGAAAAGCTCATTGGTTCCACGAATCGAGTACCAATCATGGTGGGATTTTGTGAACGAGAGGGTGCAATGGGAGTAGCTCTGCTTG CAAAACTGGAACGATCTCTTTCTAAATTGTTCCACAAATGTCTCTGCCAAAATGTATGGGGATGGGGAGCTAATTTAAATGAAGATGAATCAAAACAAATACAACAACAAGTGGAGAATTTTTACGTGGATGGTAAATCATTAGACGAGGCGTCACATTCAACCAAATGTGAT ATTTTAACCGACGTTGCCCTATCGGATGTATACGACACATTGATCAATGTTATCTCATCGGATGCTTCTTCGCCAGTCTACGTTTATAATTTCGCCTACGATGGCAAATTATGtgtgatgaaaaagaaaatctcaCCCTACATGGAAAAACCTTTAGACG GTGCTTTCCACGCGGCCGATTATGCATACTGGTGTTCCGATGAAAACAGAATGGGTGGAAGTGCAGACCAGCAGCACCCAAAAGATCGTAAAATGATAGACACATTGACGAATCTTTTCACTACCTTCGCTAAAAATGG AAATCCTAACAATGTTGACATGCAAGTGAACTGGGAACCTTCCAAACCTGAAAGTCCGTGTTATCTGAATATAAACGAAGAACTGGAAATGAAACACGAATTATTGAATGGAAAACGGATGGAATTTTGGCATAccttaaaaaaacaatttggagaacatcgtgaaaaataa